One genomic segment of Stigmatopora argus isolate UIUO_Sarg chromosome 3, RoL_Sarg_1.0, whole genome shotgun sequence includes these proteins:
- the spg11 gene encoding spatacsin gives MADISSTSALEVALLPGKQHWREVGNVVKAQLAAGNTLLGSLELSGTLVLCEPTNEEAAPVPLDGLYQDFSWEDTVSVCPGGVQATRLLAVGSDSELRMLEVDAQKEVGISVHFIGKCPAHCLLQDHCSTRVVRVLSFVSNHCILLLDSIWLLHLEWLPTQETPQTLSCCRLISADGSVPADGSVPADVHCCTLQDVAFTLCLSGLVSVYDASDGTLLASVDVVTYLAKEAEPATPRLQFCRLMVSDDMSTAVVVTRDNAAAAIDLDVYFRRHPEHLLCQEIPGGLPSRPQRPLDEDNVRSANCSLAALGFDLRADRSWGSRLASMFNAARVPSFPSSLRPVATSWTSRLPRRGSRQAAPSTRSRVPPDGATFAFALPPSSSPLLLSVCDFSAMLMSASPGNTHTTAVLWDFASGNVTYHQAEGPAAAVEMCGNKHHAVLLKKWGMFQVFFSVTRQELLNSLMLFGNAATVDMLCHLNTWERCSIPIHSLKAGVKNRQLDTVDFYLKSKEDLLKMPGTSFTERMARHQYYETWVQTLRPALDLLCAAIRESRNDAQSQQFSDQLLNITLNFVHSNIRFMLKNGSYEDEDVRGCVDVLNEYLMELRTYMKKYPWPSEDDTECSAPAKVDMDEWDGLPVEEVVRLSVLTNQIPRAQAVFRRAGLPEGRLAVLRATGLRLVFSSLQGRDLPTAVTLLTNMGFNVKKELHRICVFTNDGPLRDFVAEELRRRNYFFEEEQVSVAFIEEASHLSSLPRIGPPAGRSIQLRLCNGAALSEDVLDETTGQEMQEGSGLWQEVRLDWVKNWSESSRAAILLSRRQNDDLSWCEASVLWPHLTSLHERSTLLTWMEHGKMTAAARWPELTADIINGSTLCSYFLREEILDVLARRGVFIHDELSDLDRLLWRLAHGGGVMSPSMPPIPRHNGADIHSRVIAWCGEHHLQYLLYAYLEHYRLTPRNCTTLSSGSLIQSQPWFDLMVKMQEITTNLTESVLVYQASLTCAQLLLPGSPPSLGSLLLEGHSLLALATIMFSPGGIDKALDPVEKLSQAGCSIDRQLMKMALAPYPKLKAALFPPGMRGPGPLTDVSVYHLLQALHPLDPSRMFGWQAANSFNSSETLEPPHFSSPHLVDAYALREQLDFLYYLRCGRPAFAFANFLLHHLIGSPNVGQTLQEAQQQVHILAMESFDLSSVVSAAVCFCELLGLSSILIRVDAKVLNTVWAHWKLNNMNSGQRQPLNKLGLKLVEGDSGAAEQLIGYVEAAVTDSLEVKGVDKCSWEAAKDWSLPVDFCRLHGLPLSGVYPAHCARDGLFFNFLSFVQLHHFTTQQVHSLLSQFSPALREHLCAAFSELPSFTGESHGGSTSPPDLFQVLLRSQEEVEPSTYLLREALKNRSPLLAVLATCLQDGELVSCLSVWLVTAVDDIAAQEVSAHLSEAPQPHPWGLQHLSIIWRTLLEQGLLGAETLLRGFQLFCKDCPLLDVLNMFLLCCDYKNFNQAKVKLQNFHNRITNLSASGPATRGGIPLQWICSEAYFLLLLLCRRTCSPFELRRLLQVMADAGDIMSKNSGPDFKKLSQLSEILQGSGVGVSPRLLHCDWSVQREEFQHTVDTLQARGFYKQARRVAALAQLPVQQLLMCQLVEELAHERSKCQWSRLENRVCFWRKCHQQLEEERVDPDSATQFFLSQADSAMSESAAASEFQSELLALREGCLLLSVANRWLSLCRPAPVGQMEGLEKRLWVGRIRQHDLVADIQRESVFNLLLPDVNAYELLMKDFSFCNIPELHRDSLLCLEGLPGPAEEHLDVEPLLEPAQKKTLQLLLDASLDAGNVHEVSRACRYFSLYHPDLWLLLHCRGLASGELAPQSPNEPETPSRSLLHVSPSVSSVSSFVLLPSLPEDDVATQLQKMSEQCRHGSNYCKRVLCFYQLSKELKCSFDELSSEDPARVLEKLLLSDHPERLRNAQMFIRAQSFTADVTAELVAAALVRDKQERAHLMQTEKHVFQPSEGRDSLVLLITLCEDPNLVGLKVLEMLQSIPLRDLNCIVELLIAAHDCFSVTCNMEGIVRVLQAARHLSHAYLAPGEHYGLLVRLLTGIGRYNEMTYVFDLLHQNHRFEMLLRKKTDMTAGQSSSLKTALLDYIKRFLPADSEKHNMVALCFSMRREIGENHEMAARTQLKIIQSQAWQAVSSPELKNSLLKVLSLLKDAAESFAKDSCVQQASRCVRLAKLVTLQLHFLNQGSAIQLVNLQPTEITDAAVALPRCYQVLVLSEAYDSSPDWAELVFQKVVLNGDFAYLDELKKLRLLSSSFFEDVFKKLDGTSGNVTANVRRLLTYCDDIHLRYRLACRRQLDDVTRTLLQDAATASYLNDVVGTH, from the exons ATGGCGGATATCTCGTCGACGTCTGCCCTGGAGGTGGCCCTCCTGCCGGGCAAGCAGCACTGGCGGGAGGTGGGGAACGTCGTCAAAGCTCAGCTCGCCGCAGGGAACACTTTGCTGGGCTCCCTGGAGCTCAGCGGGACGCTTGTGCTGTGTGAACCGACAAATGAGGAGGCTGCCCCGGTCCCGCTGGACGGACTATACCAGGA CTTTAGCTGGGAGGATACTGTAAGCGTTTGCCCTGGAGGAGTCCAAGCCACTCGATTGCTAGCTGTGGGCTCTGACTCTGAGCTAAGGATGTTGGAGGTGGATGCTCAGAAAGAAGTGGGAATATCTGTTCATTTTATTGGCAAGTGTCCTGCACATTGCCTCCTGCAGGACCATT GCTCCACGCGAGTGGTGCGCGTGCTGTCATTTGTGTCAAATCACTGCATACTGCTGTTGGACAGCATTTGGCTGCTCCACCTGGAGTGGTTGCCCACGCAAGAAACTCCGCAGACACTGAGCTGCTGCCGACTGATCTCGGCGGACGGGTCCGTCCCGGCGGACGGGTCCGTCCCGGCGGACGTCCATTGCTGCACGCTCCAAGACGTCGCCTTCACCCTTTGTTTGAGCGGACTTGTCT CCGTCTACGACGCCTCCGATGGCACTCTCTTGGCATCTGTTGATGTTGTAACCTACCTGGCTAAAGAGGCAGAGCCAGCCACCCCGAGGTTGCAATTTTGCCGCCTGATGGTGTCAGACGACATGAGCACGGCCGTCGTTGTCACGCGTGACAATGCCGCTGCTGCTATTGACCTCGACGTCTATTTTAG GAGGCACCCCGAGCACCTTCTGTGTCAGGAAATACCCGGCGGCCTACCTTCGAGGCCCCAGCGACCGCTCGATGAGGACAACGTGAGGAGCGCCAACTGCAGCTTGGCGGCTCTCGGATTTGACCTCAGAGCTGACAG ATCTTGGGGATCTCGTCTGGCGTCTATGTTCAACGCAGCCCGGGTACCTTCCTTCCCGTCGTCCCTCCGACCTGTCGCCACCTCCTGGACCTCTCGTCTCCCCCGCCGAGGATCCCGCCAGGCAGCGCCTTCGACACGCAGCCGAGTTCCTCCGGACGGCGCAACGTTCGCCTTCGCCCTCCCGCCGTCATCCTCCCCGCTTCTGCTGTCTGTCTGCGATTTCTCAGCCATGTTGATGTCGGCGTCCCCTGGAAACACGCACACCACCGCCGTTCTGTGGGATTTTGCGTCTGGAAATGTCACGTATCATCAAGCCGAAGGCCCAGCAGCGGCGGTGGAAATGTGTGGAAACAAACATCACGCTGTGCTCCTCAAAA AATGGGGAATGTTCCAGGTGTTTTTCTCGGTGACGCGGCAGGAGCTCCTGAACAGCTTGATGTTGTTTGGCAACGCGGCTACCGTGGATATGCTGTGTCACCTTAACACGTGGGAGCGCTGCTCCATCCCCATCCACTCCCTGAAG GCGGGAGTCAAGAACCGGCAGCTGGATACGGTGGATTTCTACCTGAAGAGCAAAGAAGACCTTCTGAAAATGCCTGGCACCAGTTTCACAGAACGTATGGCCCGACATCAATATTATGAAACAT GGGTCCAGACATTGCGTCCCGCCTTGGACCTGCTGTGCGCCGCTATTAGGGAGTCACGCAACGACGCGCAGAGCCAGCAGTTCTCAGATCAGCTGCTTAACATCACACTCAACTTTGTCCATTCTAATATTCGATTCATGCTAAAGAACGGCAGCT ATGAAGACGAAGATGTGCGCGGATGTGTCGATGTCCTGAATGAGTACCTGATGGAGCTCAGGACCTACATGAAAAAATACCCATGGCCTTCGGAGGACGACACAGAATGCAGCGCACCAGCGAAAGTTGACATGGATGAGTGGGACGGTCTTCCTGTAGAG GAAGTGGTGCGCTTGTCCGTGCTGACCAATCAGATCCCTAGGGCCCAGGCGGTGTTCCGGCGGGCGGGGCTCCCGGAGGGGCGTCTGGCGGTCCTCAGGGCGACCGGCCTTCGTCTGGTCTTTTCATCTTTGCAGGGACGAGACCTGCCCACCGCTGTAACGCTTCTCACCAACATG GGTTTTAACGTGAAGAAGGAACTTCACCGCATCTGCGTCTTCACAAACGATGGTCCACTCAGGGACTTTGTG GCGGAAGAGCTCCGTAGACGGAATTACTTTTTTGAGGAAGAGCAAGTTAGTGTCGCATTCATCGAGGAGGCATCGCATCTGAGCTCGCTGCCACGGATTGGCCCACCGGCTGGCAG GTCTATTCAGCTGCGCCTGTGCAATGGCGCTGCATTAAGCGAGGATGTTCTAGACGAAACGACAGGACAAGAAATGCAGGAAGGGTCAGGGCTTTGGCAGGAAGTCAGACTGGATTGGGTGAAGAATTGGTCCGAGAGCAGCAGGGCAGCAATCTTGTTGTCCAGACGCCAGAATGACG ACTTGAGCTGGTGTGAGGCTTCTGTGTTGTGGCCTCACCTGACATCACTGCATGAGCGTTCTACTTTGCTGACTTGGATGGAGCACGGCAAGATGACCGCCGCTGCCCGTTGGCCAGAATTGACAGCGGACATCATAAACGGCAGCACTTTGTGCAGTTACTTCCTCAGGGAGGAAATCCTCGACGTGCTCGCAAG ACGGGGAGTGTTCATCCATGACGAGCTTTCAGACTTGGACCGACTTTTGTGGCGTCTGGCACACGGGGGTGGTGTGATGTCACCGTCCATGCCGCCCATTCCTCGGCACAACGGCGCTGATATCCACTCGCGGGTAATTGCTTGGTGCGGGGAGCACCACTTGCAGTACCTACTCTACGCTTACTTGGAACACTACAG GTTGACCCCCAGGAACTGTACCACGCTGTCCAGTGGAAGCCTGATTCAGTCCCAACCATGGTTTGACTTGATGGTGAAAATGCAAGAAATCACTACAAACCTTACAG AGTCAGTTTTGGTGTATCAAGCTAGCCTGACGTGTGCGCAGCTTCTGTTACCAGGAAGTCCACCGTCGCTTGGCTCGCTTCTACTTGAAGGTCACAGCCTGCTTGCCCTTGCTACCATCATGTTTTCACCCGGGGGCATTGACAAG GCACTAGATCCGGTTGAAAAGTTGTCGCAGGCAGGCTGCTCAATAGACCGTCAATTGATGAAAATGGCACTAGCACCATACCCTAAACTGAAGGCAGCTCTTTTTCCACCTGGGATGCGAGGGCCCGGCCCCCTCACAGATGTGTCTGTGTACCATCTTCTGCAG GCACTGCATCCACTTGACCCTAGCCGGATGTTTGGCTGGCAGGCGGCTAACTCGTTCAACTCGTCTG AAACGCTAGAGCCACCACACTTCTCCAGCCCCCATCTGGTGGACGCCTATGCGTTGCGAGAGCAACTTGATTTCTTGTACTACCTGCGATGCGGACGGCCAGCCTTCGCCTTTGCCAACTTCCTCTTGCATCACCTGATTGGCAGCCCAAACGTCGGACAAAC TCTCCAGGAGGCCCAACAGCAGGTTCACATTCTAGCAATGGAGAGTTTCGACTTGTCATCAGTGGTTTCGGCTGCTGTTTGCTTCTGCGAGCTTCTAGGCCTCAGCAGCATCCTAATCCGAGTGGACGCCAAAGTCCTAAATACTGTATGGGCACACTGGAAACTCAACAACATGAACAGTGGGCAGAGACAGCCTCTGAACAAACTGG GTCTGAAGCTAGTGGAGGGAGACTCAGGAGCAGCAGAGCAGCTGATTGGCTACGTGGAAGCTGCTGTGACTGATAGCCTGGAAGTCAAAGGTGTTGACAA GTGTTCATGGGAGGCGGCTAAGGATTGGTCGCTTCCGGTGGACTTTTGTCGTCTTCACGGACTTCCCCTCAGCGGTGTTTATCCCGCCCACTGCGCACGTGATGGACTCTTCTTCAACTTTCTGTCCTTCGTGCAACTGCATCACTTTACAACGCAACAG GTGCATTCTCTTCTGTCGCAATTTAGCCCCGCCCTTCGGGAACACCTTTGCGCGGCGTTCAGCGAGCTTCCCTCGTTCACCGGGGAGTCACATGGGGGGTCGACGTCCCCCCCAGACCTCTTCCAAGTGCTCCTTCGTAGCCAGGAGGAGGTGGAGCCTAGCACTTACCTGTTGCGGGAGGCCCTGAAGAATCGTAGCCCCTTATTGGCTGTACTCGCTACCTGTCTACAG GACGGAGAGCTTGTGTCATGCCTGTCTGTATGGCTTGTCACGGCCGTCGATGACATCGCTGCTCAGGAAGTTTCCGCCCATCTGTCCGAAGCACCCCAACCTCACCCATGGGGCCTTCAGCACTTGTCAATCATCTGGAGGACTCTTTTAGAACAGGGCCTTCTCGGGGCTGAAACCCTCCTGAGAGGGTTCCAGCTCTTCTGCAAA GACTGCCCCTTACTGGATGTGCTGAACATGTTCCTGCTCTGCTGCGACTACAAAAATTTCAACCAAGCCAAAGTCAAACTCCAAAATTTCCACAACAGAATCACAAAT CTGAGCGCAAGTGGTCCAGCGACTCGCGGTGGCATTCCTCTGCAATGGATTTGCAGCGAGGCATATTTTTTGCTCTTGCTGTTGTGTCGGCGTACGTGCTCACCATTTGAACTGCGGCGCCTCCTGCAGGTCATGGCAGATGCTGGGGACATAATGAGCAAGAACTCCG GTCCAGACTTCAAGAAGCTGAGTCAGTTGAGTGAAATCCTGCAGGGTTCTGGAGTGGGTGTGTCTCCCAGGTTGCTGCACTGCGATTGGTCTGTCCAACGGGAGGAGTTCCAGCATACAGTGGACACTCTCCAAGCGAGAGGATTCTACAAACAAGCCCGAAGAGTTGCTGCCTTAGCGCAACTACCTGTGCAACAGCTCCTCATGTGTCAG CTAGTGGAGGAGTTGGCGCATGAACGTTCCAAATGTCAATGGTCCAGACTGGAGAATCGTGTATGCTTTTGGAGGAAGTGCCACCAGCAACTGGAAGAAGAGCGTGTGGACCCTGACTCGGCGACCCAATTTTTCCTCTCCCAGGCAGACTCGGCAATGTCCGAGTCGGCAGCGGCCTCCGAGTTTCAGTCAGAGCTGCTTGCGCTCCGAGAAGGTTGCCTGCTCCTGTCAGTGGCCAACCGTTGGCTGTCGCTGTGTCGTCCGGCTCCAGTTGGGCAAATGGAGGGCTTGGAGAAGAGGCTGTGGGTGGGCCGCATTCGCCAGCATGATTTGGTGGCAGACATCCAGAGAGAGAGCGTCTTCAACCTCCTTCTGCCTGATGTCAATGCATACGAACTTCTCATGAAGGACTTTTCCTTCTGCAACATTCCTGAGCTCCACAGGGACAGTCTCCTCTGCCTGGAAGGACTTCCTGGTCCTGCCGAGGAGCACCTGGACGTGGAGCCACTCCTCGAGCCGGCGCAGAAGAAAACTCTGCAGTTGCTGCTGGATGCCTCGTTGGATGCCGGAAACGTACACGAAGTCAGCCGTGCCTGTCGCTACTTTTCGCTCTACCATCCTGATCTGTGGCTGCTGCTACACTGCCGAGGCCTAGCATCTGGAGAACTCGCACCGCAATCGCCAAATGAGCCCGAAACGCCATCAAGGAGCCTCCTTCATGTGT CACCGTCTGTGAGCAGCGTGTCATCCTTTGTGCTGCTCCCTTCACTTCCTGAAGACGATGTCGCCACCCAGTTGCAGAAGATGAGCGAGCAGTGTCGCCATGGCAGCAACTACTGCAAACGAGTGCTTTGCTTTTATCAGCTGTCAAAG GAGCTGAAGTGTTCCTTCGATGAGCTGAGCAGCGAGGATCCAGCTCGTGTTTTGGAGAAACTCCTGCTTTCCGATCATCCTGAACGCTTGCGCAATGCGCAAATGTTTATCCGAGCGCAAAGTTTCACCGCCGACGTCACCGCTGAACTGGTGGCAGCCGCGTTGGTGCGCGACAAACAAGAGCGAGCGCACCTAATGCAGACTG AGAAGCACGTGTTCCAGCCTTCAGAGGGTCGCGACTCTCTGGTCCTGCTCATCACTTTGTGTGAAGATCCTAACCTTGTGGGACTAAAAGTTCTGGAGATGCTCCAAAGCATACCTCTCAGGGATCTTAACTGCA TTGTGGAGTTGTTAATCGCAGCGCACGACTGCTTCAGTGTGACATGCAACATGGAAGGAATTGTACGAGTGCTGCAAGCCGCCAGACATTTGAGCCACGCCTACTTGGCGCCCGGCGAGCACTATGGCCTCTTG GTGCGCTTGTTAACGGGAATTGGCAGATACAATGAGATGACATACGTTTTTGACCTACTGCATCAGAATCATCGCTTCGAGATGCTGCTCAGGAAGAAAACTGACATGACAGCAGGGCAG AGTTCGAGCCTGAAAACTGCGCTGCTGGACTACATTAAGCGCTTCCTGCCAGCAGACAGCGAGAAGCACAACATGGTGGCGCTGTGCTTCAGCATGCGGCGTGAGATCGGCGAGAACCACGAGATGGCAGCAAGAACACAGCTCAAGATCATCCAGTCCCAGGCCTGGCAAG CAGTGTCTTCTCCAGAGCTCAAAAATTCTCTGCTCAAAGTGTTGTCTCTGCTTAAGGATGCCGCAGAAAGCTTCGCCAAG GACTCGTGCGTGCAACAGGCGAGTCGGTGCGTGCGATTGGCCAAGTTGGTGACGCTGCAGCTGCACTTCCTGAATCAAGGCTCCGCTATTCAATTGGTCAACCTGCAGCCCACTGAAATAACGGACGCCGCCGTGGCGCTGCCCAGATGTTACCAG GTGTTGGTGTTGTCAGAGGCGTACGACTCCAGTCCGGACTGGGCGGAGCTTGTGTTCCAGAAGGTGGTCCTCAACGGCGACTTTGCATACTTGGACGAGCTCAAGAAACTCCGCCTGCTGTCGTCTAGCTTCTTTgaggatgtttttaaaaa GCTGGATGGCACTTCTGGCAACGTGACAGCAAACGTGCGCCGCCTGCTCACATATTGTGACGACATCCACCTGCGCTACCGCCTGGCGTGCCGGCGACAACTCGATGACGTCACCAGGACGCTGCTGCAGGACGCTGCCACAGCTAGTTACCTCAACGACGTCGTCGGCACGCACTGA
- the LOC144070957 gene encoding uncharacterized protein LOC144070957 codes for MGSGASTSTVEGTHLGRVDDMQSDPVTSPSLAVRTLSPVVQIPSPVVRTPTLAVLSGETLEEDDRRQVVDVLSVASDQSDSNEAEEVEAATNAVNPPVTEVSGEAEEVSVNFESFLHNNGTLYSCFEHHGNRVYVDEAQKLQPFPQEWFDMGRFISPNQEVSIQPPVTSVQSVATVDEDDRVSSIFIPGKGNVMTYMFEERLNVCRFWDPHSGVWLMLPLQWEMNVDFVQSRIHRVTSVLPGLLDHKEIMAALRLCNYDAEDVISAYLAMFGEVLLHANANATGDAGYNDLDSFRALLERDHLIEDLRQQLDSNQKASDEYLNRNKLLVREVHHLSEIVQNLNRKTAELEVDRQEAREKVRFLQSRQKPVAPTTKSVAAKPSVNPDRLRQASALTRELKVSAKQMRSWVLLMLSDLKSILTQTEDVLKQSTEAQRRVDGDAQTLRSLYQKEALERRALYNKLLELQGNVRVFCRCRNISTTGSSSSLEQYDQQEVTLIHKNTKKKFFFDKVYAPTSTQEEVFAGTVPLITSCADGYNVCILAYGQTGSGKTFTMMGTKDQPGVNIRSIRELLRVCSLKEKVSYILKISMLEIYNDTLKDLLAKNPATSSNLDIRVQGKVVSVPGLTQVQVRNEEDILRVMETGERNRKMAATKMNIHSSRSHLLVALEVWGNDSLSGESTRGTLTLGDLAGSERISRTEAEGQRLVEAAAINKSLTALGQVFAALKCNALHVPFRNCKLTHLLQPSLSGDAKCCVFINVSPDTKDTTETLGTLQFGSSIRQVTLGKPTKNVMPAKCDKTTK; via the exons ATGGGAAGTGGTGCGTCAACCAGCACTGTGGAGGGAACCCACCTGGGTCGGGTGGATGACATGCAGTCTGACCCGGTCACCTCGCCCTCACTTGCGGTCAGGACCCTATCACCTGTAGTACAAATCCCCTCACCTGTAGTTAGGACCCCTACGCTTGCAGTCCTGAGTGGAGAAACATTGGAG GAGGATGACAGACGTCAAGTGGTGGATGTCCTATCTGTCGCAAGCGACCAGTCTGACTCCAATGAGGCTGAAGAAGTCGAGGCAGCGACCAATGCCGTCAATCCCCCCGTAACC GAAGTGTCCGGTGAGGCAGAGGAAGTTTCTGTGAACTTTGAGAGTTTTCTTCACAACAATGGAACCTTGTACAGCTGCTTCGAGCACCATGGGAACCGAGTCTACGTCGACGAGGCTCAG AAACTGCAGCCTTTCCCCCAGGAATGGTTCGACATGGGTCGCTTCATCAGCCCTAACCAAGAG GTCTCCATCCAGCCACCGGTCACTAGCGTCCAGTCAGTGGCGACGGTGGATGAGGACGATCGCGTAAGCAGCATTTTCATCCCGGGCAAAGGAAATGTGATGACGTACATGTTTGAG GAGAGGTTGAACGTTTGTCGCTTCTGGGATCCTCATTCAGGCGTTTGGCTGATGCTTCCCCTCCAGTGGGAGATGAATGTAGACTTTGTGCAAAGCAGAATTCACAGAGTCACG TCTGTCCTCCCAGGCCTGCTGGACCACAAGGAAATAATGGCAGCACTCCGACTTTGTAACTATGACGCCGAGGATGTCATCTCTGCCTACCTTGCTATGTTTGGAGAGGTCCTCTTGCATGCTAATGCGAATGCTACAGGAGATGCAGGATACAACGATCTCGATTCATTCAG AGCTCTCTTGGAGCGCGACCATTTGATTGAGGATCTGAGGCAGCAGCTGGACTCCAATCAGAAAGCATCTGATGAGTATCTAAATAGGAACAAACTCTTGGTCCGGGAAGTTCACCATCTGAGCGAGATTGTGCAAAATCTCAATCGCAAGACAGCCGAGCTGGAAGTCGACCGACAGGAGGCACGGGAGAAAGTCCGCTTCCTACAGAGTCGCCAGAAACCCGTGGCGCCCACTACTAAGAGCGTTGCTGCCAAGCCCTCAGTGAATCCAGATCGACTGCGCCAGGCCAGCGCCCTGACCCGGGAGCTCAAGGTCTCTGCTAAACAGATGAGGTCTTGGGTTCTCCTGATGCTCAGTGACTTGAAGAGCATACTAACCCAGACGGAAGATGTCCTGAAGCAGTCGACCGAAGCTCAGCGACGGGTGGACGGTGATGCACAGACGCTGCGCTCACTTTACCAAAAGGAAGCGCTTGAGAGACGCGCTTTATATAACAAACTGCTCGAGCTGCAGGGGAACGTCAGAGTATTCTGCAGGTGCAGGAACATCAGCACAACTGGAAGCTCCTCATCTCTAGAACAATATGACCAACAAGAGGTCACGCTAATACACAAGAACACCAAGAAGAAATTCTTCTTTGACAAGGTCTACGCACCCACCAGCACACAG GAGGAGGTTTTTGCAGGGACGGTGCCACTCATCACCTCCTGCGCAGACGGCTACAATGTttgcatcctggcatacgggcAGACGGGCTCAGGAAAGACCTTCACCATGATGGGTACCAAGGACCAACCTGGAGTTAACATCAG ATCCATACGGGAACTTCTCCGTGTGTGCTCACTTAAAGAAAAAGTGTCGTACATTCTCAAG ATTTCCATGTTGGAGATTTACAATGACACGCTCAAGGACCTGCTGGCGAAAAATCCCGCTACGTCATCCAACCTGGACATTCGCGTGCAGGGTAAGGTCGTGTCCGTCCCGGGACTGACCCAAGTGCAGGTGCGTAACGAAGAGGACATCCTCCGCGTCATGGAGACAGGAGAGAGAAACAGGAAGATGGCGGCCACCAAGATGAACATACACAG ttctcgCTCCCACCTTCTGGTGGCACTGGAGGTGTGGGGCAATGACTCGCTATCTGGAGAGAGCACAAGGGGTACGCTAACCTTGGGCGACCTGGCCGGGTCCGAGCGCATCTCGCGGACAGAGGCCGAGGGCCAGCGCCTGGTGGAAGCCGCTGCCATTAACAAGTCGCTAACCGCACTGGGACAG GTGTTCGCAGCGCTCAAGTGTAACGCCCTTCATGTGCCCTTCAGGAACTGTAAACTGACTCATCTTCTCCAGCCCAGTCTCAGTGGAGATGCTAAG TGTTGCGTCTTCATCAACGTGAGTCCAGACACCAAGGACACGACGGAGACGCTCGGCACGCTCCAGTTTGGCTCGTCTATTCGTCAGGTGACGCTAGGGAAACCCACCAAGAACGTAATGCCTGCCAAATGTGACAAGACCACAAAATAG
- the LOC144070958 gene encoding beta-1,3-galactosyltransferase 1-like yields MSPGTILRRWSVSTCTCRHLLFLLALLIAVLFFHNITIKNRDWRPGWWKQDDAKKCSSKALKEIEGMTTVSPMVTKTEVSPYFVAYPSEYHFIINEPHKCKEDQPFLVLMVPVAPSNRRHRDIIRRTWGGQREVLGKRITVFFLLGLHTGEPVEQLAQQLQQESKEHQDLIQSNFMDCYNNLTIKSMVMLEWLDSYCSGSSYAMKIDSDVYLNLKVLISMLLNAPQINYMTGYVATGAEVCRNSTSKWYLPAHIYPQPFYPSYVLGLGYVLSLDLPKKLVEASRHVKAIYIEDVYLALCGEYMGIHPTNPPDWNYFHINPLPYNRCTYSKLVAITLGEDTDLECIWKDLERREGELC; encoded by the coding sequence ATGTCGCCTGGCACGATACTCAGGCGTTGGTCCGTTTCTACATGTACCTGTCGCCACCTATTATTCCTACTGGCGCTGCTAATAGCAGTTCTGTTTTTCCACAACATAACCATCAAGAACCGTGACTGGAGACCTGGATGGTGGAAGCAGGacgatgcaaaaaaatgttcaagtAAGGCGTTAAAAGAAATCGAGGGGATGACTACTGTATCTCCCATGGTTACGAAAACAGAGGTGAGCCCTTACTTTGTGGCATACCCGTCTGAGTATCATTTTATCATCAATGAGCCCCACAAATGCAAAGAGGACCAACCTTTTTTGGTGCTGATGGTTCCCGTGGCACCCAGCAATAGACGCCATCGTGACATTATCCGCAGAACATGGGGAGGGCAAAGAGAAGTGCTGGGGAAGCGTATCACGGTCTTCTTTCTCCTGGGGCTACACACTGGGGAACCTGTTGAGCAACTTGCACAGCAGTTGCAGCAGGAGAGCAAAGAGCACCAAGATCTGATCCAGAGCAATTTTATGGACTGCTATAATAACCTGACCATCAAAAGCATGGTGATGCTCGAGTGGCTCGACTCTTATTGCTCTGGCAGCTCTTACGCCATGAAGATTGATTCTGATGTCTACCTCAATTTGAAAGTTCTCATCTCCATGCTGTTAAATGCCCCACAAATAAACTACATGACTGGATATGTGGCCACAGGGGCAGAGGTTTGTAGAAATTCCACCTCCAAGTGGTATCTCCCAGCACATATTTACCCTCAGCCTTTCTACCCATCGTATGTTCTGGGTTTGGGTTATGTTCTGTCTTTGGATCTGCCTAAAAAACTTGTGGAAGCTTCCAGACATGTCAAGGCAATTTACATTGAAGATGTGTACTTGGCGTTGTGTGGTGAGTACATGGGCATCCATCCCACAAATCCACCTGATTGGAATTACTTCCACATCAATCCTCTGCCCTACAATCGTTGTACTTATTCCAAACTTGTCGCCATCACCTTGGGTGAAGATACAGATCTCGAATGCATTTGGAAAGACTTGGAAAGACGAGAGGGAGAGCTCTGCTGA